A region of the Curvibacter sp. AEP1-3 genome:
GAAGGCTGGCCCATGTAGGGCACTGGGCGGGGCATCGAAAGGTGCTCCGCCCTTTCACTTGGTGCGGTGAAGTGTTTCACCATGACCAAAGTGGCGTGCAGTTGGACACTGCATGCCATGAACACACAAAGCACCCCCGCTGCAGTGTCGTCCAGCATTGACGACATATTCCAACTGACTTTAGCTGACGGCTTGCCCGCCGAGGTGGGTGGGAAAACCATCAAATACCGCACGGTCCGTCTTCGGGAGACCTCTGTGGCCGATGAGCGGATTGCTGCCCGGATGGCCGAGCGGGTCATGACAGTGGGCGGTGTGCCGAAGTTGCTGGTAAGCGAGTCTGACTTCCGCTACGCCATGACCATGCGCCATTGCGAGTACTTTGAGTGCGATGGGACCAAGCTCCCCCTGGCCGTGCTCGACCTGGACACGTTTGGCAAGCTGAGTCCCTATGACCTGCAACTGCTGGAGGAGCGAGTGGTACTGGTGACGCTGGCCGCCCAGTTGCGTTACGGCGTCATCACCCAAGCCGATTTTGATCAGTTCGCAGCAGGCCGCATCCCGGCCGGAAGCAACGCATCCCCACAGCCCGTGGGCCAGGCTGCAGATGTGGGATCGCATGCTGGTCTCCCTGAGTCTGGCCCTGCACTGCTCGCCGATTTCACTGGAAGTGGTGCCCACGCCACAGCTGCAGGCGATGGCGCTTGACATAACCCGGCGTGCAAACAAGTCCAAATAAGTCTTTGCCATGCGTGAATTCAAACTGAAGTACTTCATTGACCTGGTGTCGAACATTCGCGAGAAGGCGGGTGACGATGCCAAGGCGTTGACTCAGGCGCAGGACAAGATTCAAAAGGCCTTGGGCGAGACGGAAAAGAGGCTGGGCACCTATGAGCGCTTTCTGTTGCGCATTGGCGGTGTGCACAACTCCAGCCTGGATAAACAGGCGAAGTACTTTTCACAAATCGCCTTGAGTGCTGCCCGTGCCCAGCAGTCGGTTGAGAAGTATGAGCGCGCCTTGAGCGCTGCCAACAAGGGGTTGCAGGCGGTTACGGGCTTTGGCGCTGGGGCGGCCGGTGCATTCATGATCGGCAAGGCTGGTTTTGACAAGCCTATGGACTACGACATGCGCTTGCGATCTGCAACCGCGACGGCCTACGCCGGGGCCAAGGACATCAATGAGCTGCGCGCCGGGTATGCCCAGGTCAATGCCCTCATCAATGGCACCGTGCGAAACGTGCGCGGTGCTCGGCGTGACGATGCGCTGGGGGCCTATGAGAAGCTGGTAGGCACCGGGTCATTCTCCAAAGAAGAGAGTGAGAAGCTGTTGCCTTCCATCATGCGGACCTCTGTAGCCAGCCGGGCCAGCTCAGATGACCTTGTCCAGGCTGCGGAAAAAATGAAGGTGAACTTTGGTCTGGCGCCAGAGCAAATTGATCTTGCCCTTGCCAAAGTGATGCGTGCTGGACAGGAGGGTGGATTTGAGATCAAAGACTCGGCGAAGTGGATCGGCCCATTAGCACCCATGTTTAAGGGCTACAAAGGCATGGCTGGTGTGGAAGCAATGGTCACCATGTTGCAGCAGGTGCGCTCTACGGCGGGAACCAATGATGAAGCCGCCAACAACCTGCGGAACTTCATGCAGAAGATACCTGCCGACTCCACCCGCAAGGACTTTGCCAAGCAAGGCATCGACCTGACAGCTGAGATGGCAAAAGGAGCTGCTGCAGGGAAGACGCCCGTGGACACGTACATGGCGATGCTTGACCGCGTGATGGCGAAGCAAGACCCGCAGGGCAAGGCGCGAGCTGCGATGGCAGCTGCCGACAAAAGCCTTACGCCTGAAGAGCGAGCTCAACGCTACTCGGACGTTGCAGACATTTACAAGAGTGCTGGTATCTCCACCATCATCAATGACCTGCAAGAGTTTGGCGGCTATTCCGGTCTGGCGAAAACACGCGACTACGGCGCAAAGGTGATGGGAGCCGTCCAGGGTGAGACTGGAGGGTCGGTGGCCTTGGGGTATCA
Encoded here:
- a CDS encoding phage tail tape measure protein, with product MREFKLKYFIDLVSNIREKAGDDAKALTQAQDKIQKALGETEKRLGTYERFLLRIGGVHNSSLDKQAKYFSQIALSAARAQQSVEKYERALSAANKGLQAVTGFGAGAAGAFMIGKAGFDKPMDYDMRLRSATATAYAGAKDINELRAGYAQVNALINGTVRNVRGARRDDALGAYEKLVGTGSFSKEESEKLLPSIMRTSVASRASSDDLVQAAEKMKVNFGLAPEQIDLALAKVMRAGQEGGFEIKDSAKWIGPLAPMFKGYKGMAGVEAMVTMLQQVRSTAGTNDEAANNLRNFMQKIPADSTRKDFAKQGIDLTAEMAKGAAAGKTPVDTYMAMLDRVMAKQDPQGKARAAMAAADKSLTPEERAQRYSDVADIYKSAGISTIINDLQEFGGYSGLAKTRDYGAKVMGAVQGETGGSVALGYQFLSEGSGSRAVDLANRKDIAASDALEGIAGPLNTLMDKTVALSDEFPKTTAAAYAATVALGALAAASTAAALLGGGGVAGKVGGWIGGAATRVGTVLGAARVAGGAGVGMAAGGAAIPIAAAAGALGVGYAGGTILNKTLLEGTSFSNGLGRGMHRVASFFGSEDSTRALAAEDALDKMLNSRPLARVNPINISAPGGAAGGLDVSGGLGSGRLDVGQGTLGIDVRVTDERVSAVPRVLQQPSLIRLNPGATNPGGLR